GCTGTGAAAGTTGCACGTGAAGCATTTGATTTTGGTCCATGGCCACGCATGACTGGTGCCGTaagttcaaataaatatgtttatgCATAAAAAATGAGGAAAAAGTGTTTATTATAATCGATGTCTACCAAAATTAAGACCACTAAAATAACCGCTTTAGGTTTatctgaaaaataaattttttactccATAAAACGCCTCAAAATATGTAAGTATTTTGTAGCAATACCTCAAGTTCTAGTAAAactaaaacttataaaatatacaattatattTTGGTACTAcgtatatacaatttttttttttttaaattaaaagatcgAAAATTCTATGAGTTCTTGATGTTGAGTTAGAAAtgaaatatcttattttatttttttgaaaaatataaagaaaatagatttaaaattaccataatttctaacaaataaattttctatcgttattaaataaaatattaataatttatatattatttaaaaaaaatattattttcgttttaaATCTTACAATGTGTTGGGTCGGCCCTGATTTTAATGTTTGATACATGACATGATTTACCCAAATATTTATATCTTACTCTATGAACAAAATTGTATCTGAAAAGTTGGAAATATGaatcatttattaatttgttgtgaTCATGAAACATTTGATAGGAGAGAGCAAAGATTATGCTTAAGTGGTCAGAGCTAATTGAACAGAACATAGAAGAAATAGCAGCATTAGATACAATTGATGGAGGAAAATTATATAGTTGGTGTAAAGCTGTTGATATTCCTGAAGCATCCAATATCCTACATTACTATGCTGGTGCTGCTGATAAAATTCATGGAGATGTTTTCAAAACTTCTAGGAATCTTCACATGTATACTTTGATGGAACCTATTGGTGTTGTTGGACACATTATTCCTTGGAATTTTCCAACTGTTATGTTCTTTGCTAAGGTTGCTCCTTCTTTGGCTGCTGGTTGTACTATGATTCTTAAGCCTGCTNNNNNNNNNNNTGAACAAACACCTTTATCATCACTCTTTTTTGCTCATCTTGCTAAGAAGGTAAAGTTTAAGACAATTTGGTTGAattggttttattttgattccTCGTCGCGACAAGACAAATTTATAGTTAAACAATTTGAACTATTAAATCAAGATAGGAGAACTCAcgtttcaatttaatattttgaatctCGTTTTAAAGTCCGAACGTGAATAGTCCAATCTTAATCTGATAGTCTACGTTGTGTGACTGCAGAGAAACTAAATCCTTAGTATCTGAGGTATTTATGTTTAGTATGTTGACATAATATATTAGAATCAatttgttttcataagctaACAAGAGTTTTCATCTAGGCTGGTATACCAGATGGAGTGCTAAATGTTCTACCAGGATTTGGCTCAAATGCTGGTGCTGCAATAACCTCACACATGGACATTGATGCGGTAATTTGGTCTCAAAACATTTTATACCAATGATTAAGTTGAAAATGCATTACATTTCATGCAAACTACTAAGTTTTGctttaactatattattttacagATAAGTTTTACAGGTTCAACCGAAACCGGTCGCAAAGTAATGCAAGCGGCTGCGATGAGTAATTTGAAGTCGGTCTCACTTGAATTAGGAGGCAAGTCACCTGTCTTAGTTTTTGATGATGCTGATGTTGATAAAGCTGTTGATCTTGCATTATTTGGTATCCTGCATAATAAGGTATAGTTTCCTACAAGGAAAAATGTTGTTACATAGAAACAGAACAATGACTTATAACTCAAGTAACTCTTTGTAATTTTCAGGGAGAAATCTGTGTTGCATTTTCTAGAGTTTTTGTTCAAGAAGGAATTTATGATGAATTTGAAAAGAAAGTGGTGGAAAAGGCAAGAAATTGGGTAGTTGGTGACCCTTTTGATCCTAAAGTTCAACAAGGACCTCAAGTAAGGATAGTTTAACTTGCACAAGAATTTGAATGAGATACCTTGCTAATAGCAATAGTTTGGAGGATTCGTTCCCTGCAGTAACTATAAGAGCTATCAGACAGTCCATATTTCAAAttcgaaaattttaatttttaatactaaaattCGTAGTCATTGACTGCGTAAGTATATGCAGTCAGTTAATGCACTAAATTCAAATTTGTAGTATCGACATTTTTAATTGAAGGTGTGTTTGAGTATTGACATATGTCAATCTCAAACATAATACCGATACATATAGTTATATCCAATTTCttctatttttgaaattattatcAATGTCAATATGTGAGCATCGTGTATGGTACTTATGTCAGTATTCCATAGCTACTAACCCTCCTATCAAATTTTGCACATCATTTTCCTTGCAGACTAGTAAGGcacaatttgataaaattatttcatatattaagCATGGAAAGAATGAAGGAGCCACATTATTGACTGGTGGTAAGCCAATTGGAAACAAAGGATACTACATTGAGCCAACAATTTTTGCCAATGTTAAGGTATATTTCAAATCTACCAAGAAACATGAAATATGTATCTTTAA
This region of Cicer arietinum cultivar CDC Frontier isolate Library 1 chromosome 8, Cicar.CDCFrontier_v2.0, whole genome shotgun sequence genomic DNA includes:
- the LOC101514219 gene encoding aldehyde dehydrogenase family 2 member C4-like, translating into MANLSNLESFVKIPTIKFKKLFINGEFVDSISGKTFDTVDPRTEEVITKIAEATKEDVDIAVKVAREAFDFGPWPRMTGAERAKIMLKWSELIEQNIEEIAALDTIDGGKLYSWCKAVDIPEASNILHYYAGAADKIHGDVFKTSRNLHMYTLMEPIGVVGHIIPWNFPTVMFFAKVAPSLAAGCTMILKPAXXXXEQTPLSSLFFAHLAKKAGIPDGVLNVLPGFGSNAGAAITSHMDIDAISFTGSTETGRKVMQAAAMSNLKSVSLELGGKSPVLVFDDADVDKAVDLALFGILHNKGEICVAFSRVFVQEGIYDEFEKKVVEKARNWVVGDPFDPKVQQGPQTSKAQFDKIISYIKHGKNEGATLLTGGKPIGNKGYYIEPTIFANVKDDMLIAQEEIFGPVMTLSKFKTIEEAINKANNTKYGLAAGIVTKNLDIANTVSRSIRAGIIWINCYFAFDIDCPFGGCKMSGFGRDYGLEALHKYLKVKSVATPIYNSPWL